In Corylus avellana chromosome ca2, CavTom2PMs-1.0, the following proteins share a genomic window:
- the LOC132170448 gene encoding uncharacterized protein LOC132170448 has translation MFMRTEYPFLLVQDSYAIVSMYWSLNATSYCLQEQKSAGRKNPPARPFGMIIKVQPQAKKAKLDPGTSEKPSDVVKIPGVDPEKSSEPVTTSNSDTSENQDVGIAGLVSYSDESEEDD, from the coding sequence ATGTTTATGAGGACAGAGTACCCATTTTTGCTAGTGCAGGACTCCTATGCAATTGTTAGTATGTATTGGTCTCTGAATGCAACCTCTTACTGTTTGCAGGAACAGAAATCAGCTGGGAGGAAAAATCCACCTGCTCGACCATTTGGTATGATTATTAAGGTCCAGCCACAAGCGAAAAAAGCTAAGTTAGATCCAGGAACTTCGGAAAAACCTTCAGATGTAGTGAAAATCCCTGGTGTTGATCCAGAAAAATCTTCAGAGCCAGTGACAACATCTAATAGTGATACTAGCGAGAACCAAGATGTTGGTATAGCTGGTCTAGTTTCATATAGTGATGAAAGTGAAGAGGATGATTAG